The genomic segment ATCGTGGTTCCGGTCGCGAAGTCCTCGCGCCCGGTGCTGTGGACCGTGCTGGCCGCGGCGGGGCTGAGCTGCCTGATGCACTGGCTCCCCGTGGTGCGCCACATCCCGACGGGATGGCAGATCATCATCGTCACCCTGATCGCCTCGGCGTGGGCGGCCACGATGTGGCCTCGTCCGGAGGCTCGAATCGGCCCGCCGGCACCCGAGAGCGGGGTGGAGGCATGAGCCTGGCTGTGTGGATCCTGGTGATGGCCGGTGTCACCTATTCGCTCCGCGTGATTCCCTTGCTGCTGATCAAGCGTGAGATCACCAGCGTGTGGTGGCAGTCCTTCCTGCTCTACCTGCCCTACGCCGTGCTCACCGCGATGACGGTGCCGGCCATGGTGCTGGCCACCCGCAGCCCGGTCTCGGGCCTGGCGGCCCTGATCGTGGCGAGCCTGGTCGCCATGCGCGGACGGAGCCTTGGCGAGGTCACCGTCGCAGCCGCAGGAACCGTCGTGGTTGTGGAGGCCCTGCTGGGCCTGTAGTCCTGGCCCATACCCACGGGGCCGAACCAGGTCTGGCAATCCGACTTCCGTGACTACGAGACTGTCGATGGTGGGACCTGGCGGATAGCTGGGGTCGCGGACTATTACTCGAAGTACGAGTTCGGCTGGCACTGGTCACCCACCGCGAACCAGCACGACGCGATCGCCGGGGTCGAATGCGACTCGCGGAGGCCGAGCGATGCTCGACGGCGTGTCCATGGCCGAGCATCTGACTGATCCCGATACGGGTGAGATCGTCCCGATCACGCTGGTCACCGCCAACGGCGGACTGTTCCGCTCGTTCCGGTTCGAACACTTCATCACGGCACATCCTGAGCTGAGGCATGTTCGGACTCGCGTCAGGACGCCGGGCCAGAACGGCGTCCGCGAACGAACCTTCCAGGGCCTGAGGTACGAGCGGCTGCACCGCGAGCAGATCGACGACGCCCTCGACCTGGTCCGGGAAGCCGATGCATACCGCGTCGACTTCAACACCGTGCGAGCACACGAACGCCTGTCCTGGAACCGGCCTTCAGATGTCCACCGCGGGCTGGCGGACCCGACATCCCCAACTTTCCCGAGCCCGAAAATCCTGCCAACTGCTTGACGCGGGACAGCACCTGCTCGATCGCCAAGGAGGGCGCCCCTCATGCCTGGCGCGTCCCCAAGCCCTCCCCTCCTCGGTGCCCGGCATCATCATTCCGTGGTGTGTTGAGTCCTCGTGACGGGACTGTCGGCGTCTCCGACATGCTGGGGTGGTTCACCTGCGAGGGCCGCGACAAATTCACGCCACACTCCCCCAGCCAATGAGCACCGAAATGGACCCCACCGCGTAGTGATGGACATGAAGAGCCAGTCGCACAACCACCCGGCCACTCTGGCAGGCCCCGCCGCGACCGAACGAGCAGGCGGTCGACACCACGCGACCGTGGGAGATGCGTGGGGCATACGCGTGGGCCGAACATGCCCCACATTGGGCCCCACTCAAGACGGACAAAACGAAGAAGGCATCTCCCCTAGTCACACCGGGGAAAGATGCCTTCTCAAAAAACCATTTATACCGGTCGGGGCGACAGGACTCGAACCAAAGCACTTCACCCGCGTTCCCCCGGTTGACTAGGCGTTTCCCCCGTGGACCCGGAACCCATTGCGGCGCCGTGGGACATATGTGGGACACAGTGGGCGGTGGTACACACCAGACCTGCACCTTCGGCAGGCTCATTGCGAGCATGACTGCCTCACGGCATCAGCAACCATGCGCCTTCGTCGGCTATCCACATCTTGCTCACGCAGGAACCATCAAGGACCGGGTCCAGGAACTTTGCCATGAGCGCTCGTGCAGCTGCGGCGTCGTACGCGCGGATGGCGGGGATCGTCTTCGCCTTGGCTGCGTAGACGCGTCCCCAGGCCGCGGGGACCATGAAGGCGCTGGGAAGGTCGAGTCTGCGCATCAAGGCCTCGGCCGCCAGGGCAATGCGTAGCTGGTCACCGTTGATGTCGTAAGTGGCGGCGATGAGGACAAGGTCCACGAGGTCCTTCTCCCGCGACGATGGCCGGCCCCTGTGGCCTTCCAACGTCGCGCAGGCCTTGCCCGCGATCTGGTCCACCAGGGGATAGAGCCGGTAGGCAGCCGAGGGCAGCCGGGGCAGGTCGAGCGCATTGGCGGGGTGCTGGATCTCCGGCGGCACTGTGGTGGCCACCTTGACCACCAAATTCACGTTCAACCTCCCGCGTCTGGCGGCGCCAATGTAGACCTCGAAGCTGACGCGATAGCCCTCAGCGTAGGGCTGCTGGTCACCACCAAGGGTGGTCCGGTGGCCGACATACTCGAAACGAAACCAATCACCTAGATCACGACCGGCAGCCGCACGAAGCTCTGCAAGCGCATCGTCCAGGCCGCGACCCTTCAGGAACAGATCGAGGTCCGTCGTCGACCGTGCCGCGGGAACCCGCGCCAGCAGGCTGGCCCCGCCCTTCAGCATCCAACCCCCGTCCGAGAGGAAGAGACGGGTCAAGAATCTGTCGAAGTACGCCTGCGGAAGCTGTCAACCTGTGTGGAGACACTCGCGGCGGGTTTGCTCGTCGAGGATGCCGTCGGGGTTGAGCCAGGCATGTGCGGGTGGTGTGGCCAGGTGGGGTGGCTGAGTGAATCGTTGGGGATATCGGTGGGCGAGGGCCTCAAGAGTGGCTTGGCGTCGGTGGTGGACCTGGTGCCAGGTGCCGTCGTGAACCGACTGGGGCGTGTGGCCGGCCAGGGATGAGTGGGCGTGGTGCTGGTTGTAGTCGGTGACCCGACGTGCGGCCCAAGACCGGGCGGCGTCGAGGTCGGTGAAGTATCCGGGCCAGTCACGGTGGTACTTCGCGGTCTTGAACCATGACTCCATGTGGGGGTTGTCGTTGGAGACCCGCGGCCGGTTGCGGGAGCGGGTGATGCCCATCGCGCGGAACACGCGGGCGAGTTCGTCGGACATCATCGACGGACCTCCATCGGAGTGGACGATGCGGGGATGGACGCCGTGCGTGGTGAATGCGGTGGTGAACATGTCGGCAGCCAGCTGGTCATCCTCGCAGTCCTCGACACGCCAAGCCATGATCCGGCGGGAGAACACGTCAATGACGGCATACAGGTTGAACCATTGGCCCTTGTACCGGCCGGGCAGCTTGGTGATGTCCCAGCACCACACCTGGTTGGGGCCGGTGGCATGCCACTGCGGCATCGCCGACGAGCGCTTGCGGGAACGTCGAGCAGTGGTGCAACGGATCCGTTCGGCGCGGGCGATGCGGTACCAGGTCGACAACGACGCCACCGGATCCCCGGCGTCCAACGCGTCGAACCACGCCTGATACGCGCTGATTCCCTGCTGCGCCGCCGAGCGCAACAGGCCGATGATGCGCTGCTGGTCCTGCTCCCCGACCCGGTTCGGGTAGGCCCGCCCCCGGTGTGGTGTCGGGCTGGCGATCCCGGGACGGGGATGACTGCGGTAGTGCCACGACGAACGCGACAACCCGATCACCGACAACGATCGCCGCAGGCTCCAACCCGCCTGGCGCAGGTCGTCCACCAGCGCCTGTTCGGCCGCCAAGAACCGCTCCTGCTCGGCGCTGACCTGCCCCGTCACTCGCCGTTGGTGGGCCCCTGCCTGACGGACAGCTGCTGCAAGAGCCCGATAGCTTTTCCCAACGCATCATTGGCCCGGGTCAACGACTCGATCTGCTCCCGAGCCTGCCGCGCCTCTTCCTCACGAGCCTGACGCTCGATGGCCAACTGCGCCTTCAACCGGGCGAACTCCGCCCCATCCGTGGCACTCATACGCGCAGTATCGCGAGGCTCCAACCCCAACTCCAAGTCCCCATACAAGTACTGCCGACGCCACGACTGCATCCGCCGCTGGGAAACCCCATGCTCATCCAGCCACCGCCCCTTCGACCCCTGCGGCAACACCAAGTACTCAGCCACCAACTCCGCCCGCTCCCTCGCGGTCCGCTGCTCAATCATCACGGCACCTCCCTGACTCACAACCAGCTTGCCAATCAGGGCTGCTGGATCAAATCACCGACACTACGATCGGGTTCCAGCTTGGCTGCCTTCCGGGCGGCGTCCTTGATGGCGGCTTCTACCGCGACTGGCGTCGGGTATGGCTCGGGGATCATGGTTCCAGCTTCCTCACTTGGGACGGGATGTTGCTCGCCAGTGCTTCACGGATGGGCTGGAGCATCTTCGAGGTGGCTTCCTGCTGATCCTTCAGGAGGTTCTGGGGGATGGTCAGGGCCGCCAGCGCTGGGGCAAACTGCTCCAGACCCTGAATCCTGAGCGGCGTGACGACTGGCTTCATGGCTGCGAGATCGGGGAACAGGTTCCCCAGAACGCGGGCAGCCAGTTCCGGCGCAGAAGAGACGCGGGCCGCGACGCTGTCGATGTCGAGGCCAGCGAGTTCCTCGAGCCGATGCAGCAGAGCAGCGCCGCCACCCTGGGGAAACCCGTTGCGTTGAGCCAGCGGCCCCAGGAGCTCCTCCAGGCGGTCGCGGTTGACGGTCATGCGCAGGCTCGCGTCTCGGTAGGCATCGGAAACAGTGCTCAGGTCCTCGTTCGTCTCGACCAGGTCGGCGATGGTACGTTCCACCGTCGTGACGGGCAGGCCTCCGGCGATGGCGATGTCACTGTCGGGAAGCTTGCGTGTCCGGTAGCGGATGTCGGTCTTCTGTGTCTGCCGCCGTGCCGCGGTGGTGAAGCTCACTATCGTGGGGCGAAAGCCGCCAATCTCGAGCAGGTTCGCCGCGGACGCCAGCGAGACGACAACCTCCGACCGATGGTGGGCCAGCCGTTCATAGGCCAGCGCGGTTGGCTTCGTGGAAAGCCACGCAGCACGGAGATCGTCAAGTTCACCAGAAGGAGTTCCGCCATCCCGGTAGACGCCATGGGCAAGCCTCACCAAGTCGCCCGTGTCAGCGAGCCGGCTCAGCTGCATGTGACTGACGCCGCGCGCAAGCGCCTGCCGAGACGTCACCAGACCCCACTGAGACCCGGTGATCTCAGCCAGGGTCCTGCGCACCTCACCACTCTTCATGCTGGAATACTAACATTCATTATGTTAGTAACCAAGCAGATGCGATAAGTTTGACAGGAGAGAGCTCCGGCACACAGGGCCTCCAATCGAGGTCCAAGTCCGGCGCCGTAGCATGCCAGTGCGCTTTCGGGAACTTCATCGTCCATCCCAGATCTTCGCGAAGGAGATCGCACTGAAGACAGCGACCGCACGCTGCCGCGCAGACACCCTGTGGATGACAACATTGCGCAGACCCGCAATGGCTGGCCAAGGCACCTGCGGCATGTCGTCCTTAGTCTCGTCGCTCAGAGCGCGAACTGCCTCGCCCATGACCGCAAGGTCGCGCAGGACCGCCTCGAATGCCCTTTCGCCGAGCTGCTCGTCACCGAAGTGCGTCGCGTACTCACGGCATTGTCGATGCTCGCAACGATGTCGCTGAGCCCCCGCTCGTCCGACCGACTCACAACGGCACCGCATCTGCCAGCGCCGTCTCCGCAATCCCGTGACGCAGAATCGAGGCCGTCACGACGTCAACCCGGCAGCCGAGCAGGCCGCCTAACTCCCCGGTCAGCCCCGCAATTCGGAGCAGGTCATTGCCTTGGCCGGGAACCAGATCAACCAGCACGTCAATGTCGTTCTCGGAGGTCGCCTCACCACAAGCCACCGACCCGAACAGGCGCGGATTGACCGCGCCATAGCGACGAAAGACCTCATCGATGCCCTGAGCATGCGCATCGAGACGCACGCGCGCATCCCGGCCCTCCACAGTCATCGTCATGAATCGATCCTACCGGCACCCTGATGCTGCCGCCGACCTGCCGCACCTCGATCTGCAGCGCCTCACCCGAGCAGCGGCGTGGACCTTCCAGATGAGGTCACTGCGGCCAGCTCACCGTGCCAGTCCCGCCGCGTCGAACTCCTGTTGCAGCCGCGGACGACGGCGATGGACCTCGCGCATCTCACGAACGACGGCATCGAGATCATCGCCTTGGCCAGCGGCGACGGCGAACCGCCGGGCCCGAACCAAGAGATTCGCTGCGACGCGGTAGTGCCGCGCACCCGTCTCGCGGAGCTCATCGTCGGCGAGCCGAACCAGGACAGGCATAGCCTCGTCTGGATGGGACAGGCCCCTCGCCTCAGCCAGTTCACCCCACAAGCCAGCGCCCACCAGGTCCGCGTGCTCGTGGGCCACTTGCCACGCGGAATCCACATCAGCCAGCTGGCGTAATAGGAAGGCCACGGCCTCCCACGGGCGTCCCTTGAGGCGTCCAACCACCTGCTGCTGCAGTCCGGGCCATCTGTCGCCCGCAGCTGCGTGCACCTGCGCCGCGGTGCTCTGGTTCGGCCATCGCTCAAACAGCTCCAGGCTGGACGGCAACACCTCGCCGGGGCGGTGTTCTGCCAGCAAGTCCCGCCACAATCTGCCTGCCCGAAGCGCCTGGTGCTCGGGTGGCATCAGGGCCGCCCGCCGGGCCCAGTCAATGGCCCGCTCCACGTCTGCGATCTCAACGAATGCCTCAGCCGTCTTTAGCGCCCAGGCCGAAACTGACCCGTCTCTGGCGTGAGTGGCGATGATCGCCTCCACATCACGGTCGAGCACGGCGAGCCGGCGGGCATTGTGTTCCAGCACGAAACGTTCATGCGAGTAGCCGTCGCGAGCCTGCGCACACCCAGCCAGGTCGGACTGTCGTCGGGCCAGTTCCGCGCGGTAACGCGCGATGCCCGCTTCCCTCAGCACCGGCGCGTAGGCCACCGGATCCAAGGTGAAGAAGTCGCACTCCTCGTCGAATTGGAACTTGATCATCCACGCCACCAGCCGTGCCACCGGCACCTTGGCCGCCGTTGCCGTCACCGGATGCAGCGCAATCAGGCGCTGACAGGCGTCCCCGATGATCCCGGCCGAATCATCGGCACGCATGATGATCCGAAGCGACGACATCAACGCCCGCTGACACACGTCATGGACCACCGAGGCATCCTCGACGCCCACGGCCTCCTCGAGGATGTCAACGGCCTCGTGCATCTGGGAGCCGTGCTCATTGGCCGCCCGATACCGATGCAGGTCACCACTCGAGCGGATCAAGGGCAAGACCTCGTCGGCCAGGTCGCTTCGCATGCATCCATCCTGCCACCGGCGACATTCATGGCACACCCCTGGCAATTGGCCCTGCACCACAGGGTCAGGAAGCCTCGCTCACACCCATCAATATGCATCCAGGCCCCCACAGGGTAGTCTTTTGCATACTGGAGGTGTGATGTGAAGACGACAGGTGTCCCGGCCGCCCTGGCCGCTGCCCCACTGCGCACCGTGCGCCCCTTGATGTTGCGCGACCTGTATGCCAACCCGGAGAAGGAGCTCCTACGCCTGCAACGCACAGGACGCGTCGTGCGCATCGCCCCAGGCACCTACACCGTCAAACCCGACGACATCGACCCTGACATGCCCTGGCGACCCAACCCCGAGGAAGCGGCCATGGCCTACGCCACAGCCCAGTATGGCGACCGCATCCCCGTCCTGTATGGCATCGGCGCCGCCCGCTTCCACCACGCCATCCCCCGCGCCATCGCCACCACAGTCATCGCCGTCCCGCAGCAGCACCGACCCGTCGTCCTCACTGACCAGACACAGGTGACGTTCACCACCACCGACGTCGACGCACTCGACGCCCGGCTCGAGACCGGCCGCCTGGGCGCCTTCCTCGTCACCACCCCCGAACAGACCTTCGTCGACCTGATCGCCCGACCCCAGCTCGGAGGCCTGTCCAACGAAGCCAGCGCAGCCGTCAAGGCCTTGGCCGCGCACGTCGACCCCGAAACTGCGTTGGGTATCGCGAACCCACGAGCGAGAACCCTCGCCCGGGCTGTCGAGGAGGCACTGCCATGACCACCCCAGACAACAACACACCCCCTGCCCGCCGGCCACCCCGCGCCCGGGTGACACGCCAACCAGTCGCCCCAGCGAGCTACAAGCTCTCGAACGCGGATGCGCGGGCACAGATGGAGCACTACGGCGTTCCCCGCGAGTCGATCGAGCACGACTTCGTCATCTCACATGTCCTGGCAGCCATCGCTCCCCTGCGTGACCAGTTCGTCTTCTACGGCGGAACTGCACTGAGTCGCACCATCCTTGATGGCCTGCGTCTCAGCGAAGACATCGACCTACTCTCCATCGGACCCCGCCCAACGGTAGCCAAGGCGTTGGACGACGCGATCCGGACCCGACTGGCCCGGAGCTTCGGCAAGGTCACGGCTGAACCATCCCTCACTGCGGCGAAGCGAGACACCGAGGCCTGCATCTACCAGATCGGCGACACCCAGCTGCGTATCCAGCTCATCGATGGACGCAACTACATTCCGCTTCCCCACTGCACCGCACTGGTTCACCAGCGCTACCACGCTCTGCCTGACCTGGAGCTCACCACGCCCACACCGGCCGGATTCGTGGTGGCCAAGACCATGGCGTGGAGTGACACCACCCGCAACGCACCCCGCGACCTCTACGACCTATGGGCCTTGGCCACCGCCGGACACATCACCGCCGAAGCAGCACGCACCTATCGACGCATCGGCCCGACCGGCGGCTACCCCAAGCCCTGGAACCTGCCCACACGCACCCCATCCAGTGACGAATGGTCTACCTCCTTGAACCACCAGTGCCAGCCACAGGTCACTCCCCAAGAAGCCCACAACGTCACCCTCGCAGCCTGGCACCACGCCGTCACCGCTGCAGAGCAGTCGCCGCTCCAGACGGAGTACTGACCGGCCGGCACAGTCAGAACCCCCACGGCTTGGGTGGGCATGACCACTCATCCAGACGAACTGAGCACCGACCGTCCCCTCATCATCGAACAGCTGCTCCTCGAGGCCGACGACCTCAGCGCCGCCGACGCACCCCACGACCAAGTCGACGACCTCATCAACACCGCCCTGGAACTACTCACCGACCAAACGCAGGCGGTGCAGTGATGGCACGCCGACCACCCACCGAAGACCAGAAGGCAGAACGAGCAGAACAACTCGAGCACCTGCACGCGCAGATCGCCGACAAAGTCGCCAACCTCACCAGCTCCGCACAGTGGCAGGCCTGGCTGCGCGTCGCCAGCCGCTTCCACCAGTACAGCTTCAACAACACCATCCTGATCTGGACCCAACGCCCGACGCCACCCTCGTCGCCGGCTACACCACCTGGCAGAAGAGCCTCCACCGCCAGGTCACCCGCGGCGAACACGGCATCCGCATCCTCGCCCCCGTCACACGCCGCCTACCCAAACTCAAGCCCGACGGCACACCCGTGCTCGATGACAAGGGCAAACCGGTGATGGCCACCCAGATCGTCGGGGCCAAGCCGACCAGCGTCTTCGACATCAGCCAAACCACCGGCGACCCCGTCCCGGAACCGCCCCGCCCCGCCCTGCTGACCGGCCGGGCCCCGGAGGGTCTCTGGCAATCCCTCGCCAGCTTGGTCCACGCGCAGGGCTTCCGCCTCGAGAGGGGCGACTGCCACGGCGCGAACGGATACACCGACTACACCACCCGAACCGTCAAGGTCCGCGACGACGTCGACGACGCCCAAGCCGTCAAGACCCTCGCCCACGAACTCGGTCACGTCCTACTCCACCAGCCCACCACCGACGGCGCCCCGGTCTGTCGGGACAGGCGCGAGGTCGAAGCCGAATCCGTCGCCTACCTCGTAACCGCCGCCCACGGCCTCGACAGCAGCCAGTACACCTTCACCTACGTCGCCGGCTGGGCAGAGCAAGCGCTCCCCCACCACCCCGACGGCACCACCGTCGCCGATGTCATCCACGACACCGGTAGCCGAGTCCTCCAAGCCGCCCACCAGATCCTCGACGCCACCGCGGCACCAGACAACACCCAGCCCATAGGCCAAGCCCTCGCAGAGACAGTCGCCCGCAACGTCGCGGCAGACCGCACGGCGATGCTGCCAGACGGTCCGGCTCCCAGGTGGGACTCAGGGACGCGGCGATCTTCAGACCCTCCCACCAGGTTGAGGTGCCCGCGTCATCCCTCGGTCGCGAGTCCTGCAGCTCCACGTCTGTGACAGTGGCGGGCATCTGGGCGCCTTGTGAGCGGACGAACACATTTCCTGCCGCCCAGACGAACCAGACCCGTGCGGATGGCACCGTCGCGCTCGTCGTCCAACGGAGCGCTTCGTTCGCCCGCAAGCCACAGGCGGTCGCGGAGGTTGGTGGACACCCGCGACAGCGAGTAAGGCTGCGGACTCGCGGTCACTGCCTTGTCTGGTTGCTGGTGGTGCGCGGCCAGACATGGTCGAGCAGGCACAGGCCCACCGCAGCCATCAATTCCCCGCTTCAGCGGTCAGTGTTTTTCAGATGTCATGGTCCAAGTCATGCCAGCAGTGTCGTCGGAATGGACAGCTCCGCCAGCGAATGCTCGCTCCGGCAGCGGCAAGAGAGCGCGACAGCCGAAGGCTACGCACCACGCGTCAAGAGAGTGTCTTCTGGCGGGCACACTGGATGCAGTGGGAGCCCGGCGGCGAGGCGTGGCGGAGTTGCCGAGCGGGCGCCTGGTTCGTGGGCGCCGCTGGTCAGCACGCACCACTACTCCCGCCGAGCACGGCCTCTACGCCTTGTGGCACGACCCGAATCCCCATGGCCGTACACCTGGTTGAAATGGCCAGACTTCGGGCTGCCCCTGTCCCGGGAGGCAGCATGGGCTGAAATCGAGCGGGCATGGCGATTGGCGGAGGTCGAGCGGGTGGAGGTGGCCTGCGGTGGCGGACGGGGCCATACGGGGACTGCTCTGGCTGCTATGGCCATACTGGACGGGCTCGAGGCAGATGCAGCTGTCGCTTGGGTACGGGATGTGTACGACCCTGGCGCCGTCGAGTCCCCCTGGCAACGCGGGTGGCTACGCCGGCATTGAGAATAGGACCAGGACAATCACCCCACGGTCTGCGGCATGTCCGTGCGATGGTCGATGGTGCGTGCCTAGCCTCTCTAGGATGCTGGCATGGACCCTCGACTGGAAGTGCTGACTCGCCCCAGGGACGGGGCGTCGGCCACCGTCGAGGAGGAGCACGGGGCCACAACGGTCACGCTGTCTTGGGCGGATGGCGCGGAACTGCAGGCGGTACAGTACCGGGAGAACGATGTCATCCACGCCTATCTGCACGGTTGTGGCATGGGTCACCACTGGGCTTCAGCAGCTCACGTTGAGATCTTTCTGGAGACTCTGGCTTCCCACCCCACGCGCCGTTGGCGCTCTCGCTTCTCCACTCGGGTCGGGTTCGCCGACCACGAATGGTGGCTCGGAAGCCGCTTCGTCCTCCAAGGTCGCCTGCCGGATGCATCGTTCCCGGCATTGCCGGGTGGTGGATCCGCCGCCACGTGGTTCGCCCTCTTCGACGATGGCTGGCTCGTCGCCCATTCCACCGCCGGCGCAGCCATAGCCACGGTGGGAGCCCCCGAAGAGCACGGTTCCGAAGCGCAGGTCTTCAGCTCTGACGGGCGAATCCTTCGCCTGCACGAGGGCTATGACGGCTATGACGGGATCCTCGGTGTCGACTGCCTCCCCCTGGGCGGGGTCACCGAGCTGCTTCGTAGCGCCAAGAACCCCACTCCGACCGGTCTCGACGACGCGGCCCTCATGGCCTGGCACATCGAGAACAGCCGCTCCGCTGTAAGAACCATCTGATTTCGCGGGAAACGGTCGCGCCTTTCCGATCGCGGCATGAGTGCGATACCACATTGGTATCATGGAGTCATGGCAATGACTCTGCGGTTGACCGAGGACGATGAGCGAGTTCTCGCACGTCTGGCACAGGACGAGGGGATCAGCCGTCAGGAGGCCACGATCCGGGCGATTCACGAGGCGGCCGAGCGGCGGGGGCATGAGCGCAAGGTGTCGGGTTCGTCCCGTCGAGCTCGTGCGCGCTATGCCGACGTGCTGGAGCGACTCGGGCAGTGACCGAGTGCCTCGACCTGGAGGACCTGCTCGCGCTGGTCGACGACCTGCAGGTTGGTCCATTGCGTGACTTGGGCCTGCTGGACTCGGCGGCCCATCGGCCGCGAACAAGTCTGTGGGGTCGTGAGGCGTACCCGAGTCTGGACGAGAAGGCTGCTGCACTGTTGGAATCGCTGGTCCGCAACCACGCTCTCGTGGATGGGAACAAGCGCCTCGGGTGGCTCGCCACCGTCGTCTTCCTCGACATCAATGGCGCCTGGGTGGAGGCGCCGGATGACGACGCCTACGACTTGGTCATCGCTGTGGCCAGTGGGCGCCTGAGCCTCCCCGAGATTGCCGACGCGCTCGCCCGCTGGCACTAGACCGCCGCGGCAAGAGCGGGCGTCGATCAGTGCTTGCGCAGCTCCATCTCGATGAAGTCGTAGGTGCTGCCGTTGGTGGCCTGCGTGTACGTCCGGATGGTGGCGAAGCCGGCTGCTTCGTAGACCTTTGTGGCCCGCTGGTTGAATGCCGCAACGATCAGCGTGACCGGTGACTGCGTGAGCCCTTCGGTCTCCAAGAGGGCCAAGGCAGCCTGCAGGAAGCTGAGGCCACGGCCGCCTCCGGTCAGATCGGGGCGGAGGCCGAGGCTGATCTCGCAACGGTCGTCATCGCCTGTGTCTGCTGTGAAGAAGCCCACGAGGTCTTCGTGGTGGCGGACCTGCCAGAACCGGTCGGGCCATTGGGCGGCAGTGACGAACTCCTTGTAGTCCCCCATGTCAGCCGTGGCGTCGTAGAAGTCATAGGGCGCGGCGTACTTCCAGTGGTCAGCGATCACCTGGGCTGCCTCGACGGTCATTGGGGTGAAGGTCAGGCGCTCGCGCCAGTCGTTGCGGTCTGAAGTGTTCGCCATGCGACGAGTTTCGCGGGTCGCCGGGGGCACGGCAACGCAAATCTCGGCGAACCGCAACGTCCGACTTTCGGCAGTTGAGAATGCTCACGCACGGGACACGCATCTGGACAAGTCGGGTGGAATACCCAGCACCGGACTCCTTCAACGGTCGGCTTCGACACTGCTGACGCGCGACGACAAGTGGCGCAGATCCGACAGGCAATCAGTGCGTGAGGTCAGGAAGCCCGTTGCAACAGGCGGTCGACGTCGGCTGGGTCCAAGCGCAGCATCCGTGGGCCGAGGCGGTACGCCGGAAGTCTCCCGTCAGAGATCATCCGACGCACCGTCTTGGGACACACCCCCAGCCGGCGCGCAGCCGACTGCACGGTCTCGACCTCAATCTCTCGCCGTGGATGCTCCATGCCCGCCCAAGCCGCCACGCGCTCTCCCGTGACCGACACCTACTCGGACGCGCCATCGCCACCGCGGGCCAGCTCGGCCAATCGCCCTGCCAGGAGTTGTTCGCGCTGCCGACTGGCGTGCTGGTAACGCATCGCCATCTGGGCCGTCGTGTGCCCCATGCGCGCCATCAACTCGGCGGTCGTGGCGCCATTCTGCGCGGCCATGGTGGCAGCAGTGTGACGCAGGTCATGGAACGTGAGATCGTGCCGGTCCATCACATCGCGTGCCTGGTCGAAGGCATACCGCAGCGCCTTCTCACTCATCGGCAGCTCACCGCGACCAGGAAAGAAGTACGCAGAGCGCGCCCTCCGCTCCCCCAGACCTGCACGCCACTCACGAAGCGCCGGTAGCAGATGCGGCGGGATACCGACATCCCGGATCGCCGCAGGCGTCTTGGGCGGACCCACGATCACCTGCCCCTTGATCCGCGTCACGCCCTGACGAACGTGAA from the Luteococcus japonicus genome contains:
- a CDS encoding nucleotidyl transferase AbiEii/AbiGii toxin family protein encodes the protein MTRLFLSDGGWMLKGGASLLARVPAARSTTDLDLFLKGRGLDDALAELRAAAGRDLGDWFRFEYVGHRTTLGGDQQPYAEGYRVSFEVYIGAARRGRLNVNLVVKVATTVPPEIQHPANALDLPRLPSAAYRLYPLVDQIAGKACATLEGHRGRPSSREKDLVDLVLIAATYDINGDQLRIALAAEALMRRLDLPSAFMVPAAWGRVYAAKAKTIPAIRAYDAAAARALMAKFLDPVLDGSCVSKMWIADEGAWLLMP
- a CDS encoding integrase core domain-containing protein — its product is MLDGVSMAEHLTDPDTGEIVPITLVTANGGLFRSFRFEHFITAHPELRHVRTRVRTPGQNGVRERTFQGLRYERLHREQIDDALDLVREADAYRVDFNTVRAHERLSWNRPSDVHRGLADPTSPTFPSPKILPTA
- a CDS encoding IS3 family transposase, encoding MTGQVSAEQERFLAAEQALVDDLRQAGWSLRRSLSVIGLSRSSWHYRSHPRPGIASPTPHRGRAYPNRVGEQDQQRIIGLLRSAAQQGISAYQAWFDALDAGDPVASLSTWYRIARAERIRCTTARRSRKRSSAMPQWHATGPNQVWCWDITKLPGRYKGQWFNLYAVIDVFSRRIMAWRVEDCEDDQLAADMFTTAFTTHGVHPRIVHSDGGPSMMSDELARVFRAMGITRSRNRPRVSNDNPHMESWFKTAKYHRDWPGYFTDLDAARSWAARRVTDYNQHHAHSSLAGHTPQSVHDGTWHQVHHRRQATLEALAHRYPQRFTQPPHLATPPAHAWLNPDGILDEQTRRECLHTG
- a CDS encoding type IV toxin-antitoxin system AbiEi family antitoxin domain-containing protein, yielding MKTTGVPAALAAAPLRTVRPLMLRDLYANPEKELLRLQRTGRVVRIAPGTYTVKPDDIDPDMPWRPNPEEAAMAYATAQYGDRIPVLYGIGAARFHHAIPRAIATTVIAVPQQHRPVVLTDQTQVTFTTTDVDALDARLETGRLGAFLVTTPEQTFVDLIARPQLGGLSNEASAAVKALAAHVDPETALGIANPRARTLARAVEEALP
- a CDS encoding HepT-like ribonuclease domain-containing protein; this translates as MRCRCESVGRAGAQRHRCEHRQCREYATHFGDEQLGERAFEAVLRDLAVMGEAVRALSDETKDDMPQVPWPAIAGLRNVVIHRVSARQRAVAVFSAISFAKIWDGR
- a CDS encoding AzlD domain-containing protein; translation: MSLAVWILVMAGVTYSLRVIPLLLIKREITSVWWQSFLLYLPYAVLTAMTVPAMVLATRSPVSGLAALIVASLVAMRGRSLGEVTVAAAGTVVVVEALLGL
- a CDS encoding nucleotidyltransferase family protein: MTMTVEGRDARVRLDAHAQGIDEVFRRYGAVNPRLFGSVACGEATSENDIDVLVDLVPGQGNDLLRIAGLTGELGGLLGCRVDVVTASILRHGIAETALADAVPL
- a CDS encoding type IV toxin-antitoxin system AbiEi family antitoxin domain-containing protein, giving the protein MKSGEVRRTLAEITGSQWGLVTSRQALARGVSHMQLSRLADTGDLVRLAHGVYRDGGTPSGELDDLRAAWLSTKPTALAYERLAHHRSEVVVSLASAANLLEIGGFRPTIVSFTTAARRQTQKTDIRYRTRKLPDSDIAIAGGLPVTTVERTIADLVETNEDLSTVSDAYRDASLRMTVNRDRLEELLGPLAQRNGFPQGGGAALLHRLEELAGLDIDSVAARVSSAPELAARVLGNLFPDLAAMKPVVTPLRIQGLEQFAPALAALTIPQNLLKDQQEATSKMLQPIREALASNIPSQVRKLEP